TGGTGGCGTGGTAGACGGTGTTGCCGCCGAAGTTGTAGACGCCGGCGATGGAGCTGATGTTGACGATGTGGCCGAGGTCGCGCTCGACCATGCCGGGCATGAGCAGGCGTACCAGGTGCAGGACGGCCTGGATGTTGACGGCGACCTGCTCGTCGACGGCGAACTCGTCGGCTGTCAGGATGTTGCCGGTGCGAGAGACGCCGGCGTTGTTGACGAGGACGTCGATCTCCAGGCCGTCCAGGGCGGCGGTGAGCGCATCGGTGGCGGTGATGTCGACGGCGTGCGGGACGCAGCCGGTGTCGCGGGCGAGGGCGTCGAGCCGTTCGGCGCTACGCGCCACCGCGTGGACCTCGAGGCCGCGCTTGGCGAGTCGCTCGACGACCACGGCTCCGATGCCGGTCGACGCTCCGGTGACGAGGGCCGTCCTGTAGTCGGAGATGGGCATGCTGGTGTGCTCCTTGGTGGGAGGGGTGCGGGTGCGGGTGCGGGTGTCTGTCAGGCGTCGCGCAGGGGCAGGTGGGCCCGGTCCTTCACCCGGGAGACGGCGATGAGCGTGCCGAGTGCGGTGACGACGGCGTAGAAGGCGGGCATGTTGACGTCGCCCGTGCGGTCGATCAGGTACGTCATCAGCAGCGGGGCCGTGCCGCCGAAGAGGGCGGCGGAGACGTTGTAGCCGAGGCCGTAGGCGGAGTAGCGGACGCGGGTCGGGAAGAGTTCGACGAGCAGGATGTGGACGACGCCGGTGTGCCCGGCGAACACGACGGCCATGAGGCAGGCGCCGAGGACGGCGAGGCCGACGTTGCCGGTGCCGATCAGGAGGTAGCACGGGATGCCGACGACGGCCATGGCGATCGCGGCACCGGCGATGACCTTCTTGCGGCCGATCCGGTCGGACAGCCGGCCCATGTAGGGGATGGCGATACAGATCGCGACCAGGCTGGAGGCGGTGACGAGGAGACCCTGGACCTTGCCGAAGTTCAGCTCGCTGCTCATGAAGGTGGGCATGTAGCTGAACAGGACGTAGTACCCGGAGCCGTTCATCAGCGGGATGAACAGGGCCAGCAGCATGGCCCGGCGGTGCTCGGATGAGCTGAACGCCTCCTTGAGGGGGTTCTTTGACAGGCCGTCCCCTTCCTTCAGGCGCGTGAAGTTGGGCGTGTCGCTGATGCGCCCGCGGATGTAGATCCCGGTGATGCCGAGCGGGACGGCGAGCAGGAACGGGATGCGCCAGCCCCAGGACTCCATGCGCTCGGCGCCGAGTCCGCTGGTCATTGCGGCGGCTATCAGGGTGCCGGTGAGCAGGGAGAGGAACGAGGCGATCTGGGCGTAACTGGTGTAGAGGCCGCGTTTGCCCTCAGGGGCGTGCTCGGCGAGGAAGCTCATCGCGCCGGATGCCTCGCCGCCGACGGAGAAGCCCTGGGCGACGCGCAGCAGGATCAGCAGGGTGGGCGCGGCGACGCCGATGCTCGCGTAGGTGGGCAGGATGCCGATGGCGGCGGTGGCGGCACTGATGAGCATGATGACGAACACCAGCATGCGCTGGCGTCCGATGCGGTCGCCGAGGTGGCCGCAGATGATGCCGCCGAGGGGGCGGAAGAAGAAGGAGACGGCGTACCCGAGGAAGACGAGCTGGACGGCGTTGTCGGAGCCGGGGAA
This portion of the Streptomyces canus genome encodes:
- a CDS encoding SDR family oxidoreductase, whose product is MPISDYRTALVTGASTGIGAVVVERLAKRGLEVHAVARSAERLDALARDTGCVPHAVDITATDALTAALDGLEIDVLVNNAGVSRTGNILTADEFAVDEQVAVNIQAVLHLVRLLMPGMVERDLGHIVNISSIAGVYNFGGNTVYHATKAAVHTLSRQLRVDGYGRRVRVTEICPGRVETEIFGRLLGDMEEAQRQFYDGYESLKPEDIADSIEFAVDAPRHVNIGHVEILPTFQVPGGLNFERREG
- a CDS encoding MFS transporter is translated as MTTMAAQPVPVPNTVDARTARKVTLAGCVGIFAELYDNGIFGFMAGTLAAVFFPGSDNAVQLVFLGYAVSFFFRPLGGIICGHLGDRIGRQRMLVFVIMLISAATAAIGILPTYASIGVAAPTLLILLRVAQGFSVGGEASGAMSFLAEHAPEGKRGLYTSYAQIASFLSLLTGTLIAAAMTSGLGAERMESWGWRIPFLLAVPLGITGIYIRGRISDTPNFTRLKEGDGLSKNPLKEAFSSSEHRRAMLLALFIPLMNGSGYYVLFSYMPTFMSSELNFGKVQGLLVTASSLVAICIAIPYMGRLSDRIGRKKVIAGAAIAMAVVGIPCYLLIGTGNVGLAVLGACLMAVVFAGHTGVVHILLVELFPTRVRYSAYGLGYNVSAALFGGTAPLLMTYLIDRTGDVNMPAFYAVVTALGTLIAVSRVKDRAHLPLRDA